One region of Sebaldella sp. S0638 genomic DNA includes:
- a CDS encoding autotransporter outer membrane beta-barrel domain-containing protein — translation FTNGTHYDSLAKVLDENYVIDGILGGQTGDALAMYDKLDLITDSKTLGKAMQDLTGEMYSNTTRRMEDVSDIFADSMDVLQNSDNNTKENVKINVIAGKGKTKENRNGILPYDYSSAGVLALREVERTYRHTFGYSLGYLRTDFQFEDTNNEDEANTIQLGMHNKYKTNGWGFKTDLLGRIGFNNTDREMDWGTGSISQMSGDYTTYGVTLLNEVSKDLEIGKSSKIVPYAGLKLEYGYHSDIKESGAAERLRVDQNEYYSVKPNAGVEFQLDKYLGESKDWKIKMNVGLGYEYELGDTNKAEQASLDSISSKKFSMGKSGDDKGKFTTNGGVGVEFQDRYGVFLTGQYKTAG, via the coding sequence ATTTTACAAATGGAACACATTATGATTCACTGGCAAAAGTGCTGGATGAAAACTATGTAATTGACGGTATATTAGGAGGCCAGACAGGGGATGCCCTTGCAATGTATGATAAGCTTGATCTGATAACAGATAGTAAGACACTGGGAAAAGCAATGCAGGATCTAACAGGAGAAATGTATTCTAATACAACAAGAAGAATGGAAGATGTATCGGATATATTTGCAGATTCAATGGATGTACTTCAAAACTCAGATAATAATACCAAAGAAAACGTAAAGATAAATGTAATAGCAGGCAAAGGAAAGACAAAAGAAAACAGAAATGGAATACTGCCTTATGATTACAGCAGTGCAGGCGTACTGGCTTTAAGAGAAGTAGAGAGAACTTACAGACATACATTTGGATATTCACTAGGTTATTTGAGAACAGATTTTCAGTTCGAAGATACAAATAACGAAGATGAGGCAAACACAATCCAGTTAGGAATGCATAATAAGTATAAGACAAACGGCTGGGGCTTTAAAACAGACCTTCTTGGAAGAATAGGATTTAATAATACAGACAGAGAAATGGACTGGGGAACAGGAAGTATTTCACAGATGAGCGGAGACTATACGACATATGGAGTGACTTTGTTAAATGAAGTATCTAAAGATCTGGAAATAGGAAAAAGCAGTAAGATAGTACCTTATGCAGGCTTGAAACTGGAATATGGATATCATTCAGATATAAAAGAGAGTGGAGCAGCAGAAAGATTAAGAGTGGATCAGAATGAATACTACAGTGTAAAACCAAATGCAGGAGTAGAATTCCAGTTAGACAAGTATTTAGGAGAAAGTAAGGACTGGAAAATAAAAATGAATGTGGGCTTAGGCTATGAATATGAACTGGGAGATACAAATAAAGCGGAACAAGCCAGTCTTGACAGTATATCATCAAAGAAATTCAGTATGGGAAAATCGGGAGATGATAAAGGGAAATTCACTACAAACGGAGGAGTAGGAGTGGAATTTCAGGACAGATACGGAGTTTTCCTGACAGGACAGTATAAAACAGCAGG